One stretch of Saccharomonospora xinjiangensis XJ-54 DNA includes these proteins:
- a CDS encoding HAD-IIA family hydrolase has product MSEQPQWNYLTDMDGVLVHEEVLVPGADEFIAELKAQGTRFLVLTNNSIYTPRDLRARLARTGLDVPEDSIWTSALATARFLRNQRPNGSAFVIGEAGLTTALHEAGYVLTDIDPDYVVLGETRTYSFTAITRAIRLIEQGARFIATNPDPTGPSREGVLPATGSVAALIERATGRSPYYVGKPNPLMMRSALRALGAHSEHTIMIGDRMDTDIHSGIEAGLQTVLVLSGISTREAADRYPFRPTLVVGSVAELVGRTSDPFRAG; this is encoded by the coding sequence GAGCAGCCGCAGTGGAACTACCTCACCGACATGGACGGTGTGTTGGTGCACGAGGAGGTCCTCGTGCCCGGTGCCGACGAGTTCATCGCGGAGTTGAAGGCGCAAGGAACCCGGTTCCTCGTGCTGACCAACAACTCCATCTACACGCCGCGTGATCTGAGGGCGCGACTGGCGCGCACCGGCCTCGACGTGCCGGAGGACTCCATCTGGACCTCTGCTCTCGCCACGGCGAGGTTCCTGCGCAACCAGCGTCCGAACGGCTCCGCGTTCGTGATCGGCGAGGCGGGGCTGACCACCGCACTGCACGAGGCGGGTTACGTGCTCACCGACATCGATCCCGATTACGTGGTGCTCGGTGAGACCAGGACCTACAGTTTCACCGCCATCACCAGGGCCATCCGCCTCATCGAGCAGGGAGCCCGGTTCATCGCCACCAATCCCGATCCGACGGGGCCGAGCCGGGAGGGAGTGCTTCCCGCGACGGGCTCCGTTGCCGCCCTCATCGAGCGGGCCACCGGCCGTTCCCCCTATTACGTCGGCAAGCCCAACCCGTTGATGATGCGTTCGGCGCTGCGGGCCCTGGGCGCGCACAGCGAGCACACGATCATGATCGGTGACCGGATGGACACCGACATCCACTCGGGAATCGAGGCGGGGCTCCAGACCGTACTGGTGCTCAGCGGCATCTCCACACGGGAAGCGGCCGACCGCTATCCCTTCCGCCCGACACTGGTCGTCGGCTCCGTCGCCGAGCTCGTCGGGCGCACCAGCGACCCGTTCCGGGCGGGCTGA
- a CDS encoding metallophosphoesterase: protein MKDHPTFVVGDVHGCRDELADALCDAGLVDDGGNWIGADAHLWFLGDFVDRGPDGVGVIDLVRSLQRQAPSSDGFVNSLLGNHEILLLGMHRFGDAPVPGGAGRCFARSWAVNGGQLADQDALTGEHIEWLCSRPVVAVAAEHLLVHSDTLDYLDWGDTVEEINTAVGEVLAGHDLAQWWDLWRRMTSRFAFRGPDGAEAAEELLTRLGGQRVVHGHSVIADQVGVHPVELEAPHLYAGGKALGIDAGLFAGGPCLVVELPYTPAEPATDRR from the coding sequence GTGAAGGACCATCCCACGTTCGTCGTCGGCGACGTCCACGGTTGCCGGGACGAGCTGGCCGACGCATTGTGCGACGCCGGGCTTGTTGACGACGGCGGCAACTGGATCGGGGCCGACGCCCACCTGTGGTTCCTCGGTGACTTCGTGGACAGGGGACCCGACGGCGTCGGTGTCATCGATCTGGTGCGGTCGTTGCAGCGGCAGGCGCCGTCGTCGGACGGCTTCGTCAACAGCCTGCTCGGCAACCACGAGATCCTCCTGCTCGGCATGCATCGGTTCGGCGACGCGCCGGTGCCCGGCGGCGCGGGCAGATGCTTCGCTCGGAGCTGGGCCGTCAACGGCGGACAGCTCGCCGACCAGGACGCGCTCACCGGCGAACACATCGAGTGGTTGTGCTCGCGCCCCGTCGTGGCGGTGGCGGCCGAGCACCTGCTCGTGCACTCCGACACCCTCGACTACCTGGACTGGGGTGACACCGTCGAGGAGATCAACACGGCCGTCGGGGAGGTGCTCGCGGGGCACGACCTCGCGCAGTGGTGGGATCTGTGGCGTCGCATGACGAGCAGGTTCGCGTTTCGGGGTCCGGACGGTGCCGAGGCGGCTGAGGAGTTGCTGACGCGGCTCGGCGGCCAGCGCGTGGTCCACGGCCACAGCGTCATCGCCGACCAGGTCGGCGTCCATCCCGTCGAACTCGAAGCTCCCCACCTCTACGCGGGAGGGAAGGCGCTCGGCATCGACGCCGGTCTGTTCGCGGGTGGACCGTGCCTCGTGGTCGAACTGCCCTACACACCCGCCGAGCCCGCAACCGACCGACGCTGA
- a CDS encoding SRPBCC family protein: protein METACDIVVRAGSDRVWELVTDIELSIRFSPELQRVTWLGGATGPKLGARFEGHNRSDAVGEWRTESHVVAFEPPKTFAWAVVDPDGRFGDTETDPAKPMATWRFDLTPHEDGVLLRQGVRLGPARSGLSKFIDAMPDKRDAIIAYRLADLRTSMEATLRGIKELAESRGALVTPAKRLGPVPHPSGPVHTDREAGSLLRALRDEENH, encoded by the coding sequence ATGGAAACCGCTTGCGACATCGTCGTCCGTGCCGGAAGCGACCGCGTGTGGGAGCTGGTGACCGACATCGAACTGTCGATCAGGTTCAGCCCCGAACTTCAGCGAGTCACCTGGCTGGGCGGGGCCACCGGCCCCAAGCTCGGCGCGAGATTCGAGGGCCACAACCGCAGCGACGCGGTCGGCGAGTGGCGCACCGAGTCGCACGTCGTCGCGTTCGAACCGCCGAAGACGTTCGCCTGGGCAGTGGTGGACCCCGACGGCCGTTTCGGCGACACCGAGACCGACCCGGCGAAACCCATGGCGACCTGGCGTTTCGACCTCACGCCGCACGAGGACGGCGTCCTGCTGCGGCAGGGTGTGCGGCTCGGTCCAGCCCGCTCCGGGCTGTCGAAGTTCATCGACGCGATGCCTGACAAGAGGGACGCGATCATCGCGTACCGCCTCGCCGACCTGCGCACCAGCATGGAAGCCACTCTGCGCGGCATCAAGGAACTCGCGGAGAGCCGGGGAGCACTTGTGACACCCGCGAAACGACTAGGGCCAGTGCCGCATCCGAGCGGGCCTGTGCATACCGATCGCGAGGCAGGCTCACTGCTGCGGGCACTGCGTGACGAGGAAAATCACTGA